The genomic interval ATTGAGCGCCAGAACGACGTTTATAGCCGCGATCCTCAGCCTTGCGCTTGGCAGTCTGCCGGTCAATGGCGTCATCGCCGAGACCCACAACATCTCGGTCCAGTCCGGCCAAAGAAAGCAGGTTGCCAGCTACGCAGCGTGGAAGCGCGACTGCACTCCGGACAGCGGCATCGTCAAAGCCGTCTCGAAGCCGCAGCACGGCAAGCTGTTTCCCGGCAATACGGTCGCAGCGATCAAACGAAATCGATTTCGCTCGTCCGATCCATGCATCGGCACGCCGATGAAGAAATTCACGATCGACTACCAATCGGCTGCCGGATATCGCGGGACGGATACGTTCACCGTGGAGGCAACCTTCGGGAAGCGGGCGCCGGAGATCGACGTCTATCTGATCAACGTTTACTGAACCGTCGAGGGTCAGGCGTGCGCGCGTGTCGGGTGCGTCATCAGCCGGCCGAGGCAATCGATCATCCGCCATTCCGGCTTCCGACCTTGCCCCGGCCCTCAGGCTTCACGTGAGCCCTTCGTTGCTCAATGCATGCTCTGCTCGAACACGACGGTCACGCCGGTCGGCTCGGGGTCGTGCGGCTTCAGCTTGGTCAGCTCCGCATCGCTCCAATCGGCGAGGCTGATGACCTCGCCGGTCTGGCCGTCGGGCGAGTCGGAGGGCTCCAGAATTTCGAGTCCGCGCTCGTCGATGAAGAACGTGTGATCTCCGAACATATTGTTCAGTTGAGGCACCGCCGGATGATCCTCGGGAAGCACCTGAGCGTCCAATTGCCTCATGGTCTGTTTCACCTGCGCAGCATCCAGCTTCATGACTGGCTCCATTGCTTGTCGGGTTTGGTGGCGTTGACCGCAGCGGGCTTCATTCGTGCGACAGCATTCGTTCCTGTGCGGGTGCCCACCCGGCTTGGAGTCCGAACCGATCCCGCGCGCAAATGTTCCTCACTGGACGCAGGCTTGATCGTTTCCGCTGCGTTTGCCACGCTGCCGGCACGGGATCGCCGCGCTATGCACACGATCGGGACGATCCGCTGCAGAACCCGTGGGCTCATCAGGAACCGTCGGACTATTCGCTCCGATTCTCCCCGACCGACAGCGCGCAGATGCGCGAGATGTGGGCGTAGGGCAGACCGCTCTCCTTGGCCCAGGCGTTGAACTGCGCCTGCACTTTTGCGAGATCGCCCTTCGATTTCACCTCTTCGGCGATATCGAGGCCGGCGTCGCGCAGGCAGACGACGACGTCCTTGGAGGTGACAAAACCATCCCAGCCGACGAAGCGCAGCAGCATCTGGCCGGTGTTGCCCCCGAGCCGGCTGCCGCGCTTGTTGAGGAGATCGAGCAGGCCGATCTCGTCGGAGGACGGCCACGTCGCCAGAAATTTTGCGAAGCTGCCGTGCTCTTTGGCGATCGCCTGCACGAAGGCGGCATTCTCGCGCACCGACATGATCTTTGCGCCGTTGCGTACGATGCGCGCGTCGCGCATCAGGCCCTCCCAATAGTCCTCCGGCTGAAAACTCAGCTTGGCGGGCTGGAAATGCAAGAATGCTTCCTCGAAGCCGGGCCATTTGTTCTCGATCACGCTCCAGGCGAAGCCCGCGCAGAACACCCGTTTGGTCATCTCCGCGAGGATGCGGTCGTCGGGCAGTTTGGCGAGGCGCTTGAGGTCCGGCTTGGCCGGCAGGAGCTTCTCCAGCTCCTTGGCGCCGCCCTTGCGCTTCTCGGCCCTGGCGCGAATGGTTTTGAAGGAAGTCATGCAATCACCGGCTTTAGGCACGCCACGACACCAGACTTCGCGAAAGAGGTCCAGCCTCCCGGCTGGCATGCACCGCGGCAGGATTTTCGGGCTGATTTGCCGCTGCCGGCCGCTCCCCGCGTTGGTCTGCTTCTTGCTTGCTAAACGCTTGGAATTCGCACGCCTTTCGTTTCCTGACCCGACGGATTTTCAATGCGTTGCCTGGTCGTTGCCGACCTGCATTATTCGCTGCCGCAGTTCGACTGGCTGCTGAGCGCGGCGGCGCAATTCGATCTCGTGATCTTTGCCGGCGATGCGCTGGACGTCGGATCGATGGTGGATTTTCGCGCGCAGATCGTGGTGGTGAAGAAATACCTTGCGCTGCTGGCGAGCCAGACGCGCGTCATCCTGTGCTCGGGCAATCACGATCTCGACGAGCGTAGCGCCGAGGGCGAGAAGATCTCGCGCTGGATCGCTGATGTGCGCGAGCTCGGAATCGCCTGCGACGGCGACAGTCTTGCGATCGCCGACACGCTGTTCACGGTGTGCCCGTGGTGGGACGGGCCACAGGTCAAGCAGCGCCTCGTCGCGCAGTTGCGCGATGCCGCCTTGAGCCGGCCGCAGCGATGGATCTGGGCGCACCACGCGCCGCCCGCGAATTCGCCGACGAGCTGGGGCGGCAAGCGCTTCTTCGGCGACGTCGATCTCGTGCAGTGGATCGGGGAGCACAAGCCGTCGATGGTGATCTCGGGCCACGTGCACCAGTCGCCCTTCATTTCCGACGGCTCCTGGTTCGATCAGCTCGGCAAGACCTGGGTGTTCAACACCGGCCTTCAGCACGGCCGGCCGCCGACCCACATCGTGCTCGACCTCGACGAAGGCAAGGCGTTCTGGCTTGCGGCGGGCGAAGCGCAATGGATCGATCTCAACGCGCCCTTGCAGCGGCCGGCGCACCCCGTCGTGGAGCCGCCGGACTGGCTCACATCCTTGGATCGGATTGCCGATCCGAGCCTGGCTGCACCTCGAGCTGCGGCAGGTTGATCATGCTTTGCAAGACATCGCCGACCATCGCGAGATGAGTGCCGTGGCCGGCATATTGCCGCTTGAGATCGGCGAGATAAGTGTTGGCGACGTTGAGCCGCTGCGCCAACATGCGGGCAAGCATCAGCGCCACCGCCGGCTCCTGGATCAGGAACGAGGCGGCGTCCTCGAACTCGTAGATCGTGGAATCCTGTGAGGCGCGCACCGTCGCGGTATGGGGCTGGTCAAGCAGCACCGACATCTCGCCGAACACGGCGCCGGGCTCGGTGATGACGGCAACCGCGGTGTCGCCCTTGATGACCTCAAGCTTGCCATCCATCAGAACGTAGAGATGGCCCGTGGAGCCGCCCTCGGTGAGGATCAGCCCGCCCGCCTTCACCTGTCGCTCCGTCCCGCCCGAGCAATAATCCAGAACTGCGCGCATGAGCGTCACCCCCGATGCTGCCGAGACTAGGCACCGGGGCGATGGCCGTCGAAGGGATTAAGTTGGCGCAATGCTCAAATTTTCGGCACCGCGGGGATTCCGCATCGCATCAGAGACTCGGCGCTGGCTCCAGCGGCAGGGATTGCAGGCCGCCAAAGCGGCGCTCGCGGCCATGGAAGGAGGCCAGCGCCTGGGCGAGATCGGCGGCCTCGAATTCCGGCCACATCCGCTCGGTGAAGTGGAGCTCGGCATAGGCGCCTTCCCACAGCAGGAAGTCCGACAGGCGCTTTTCGCCGCTGGTGCGGATGATGAGATCGACGTCGCGC from Bradyrhizobium arachidis carries:
- a CDS encoding DNA-3-methyladenine glycosylase I, whose amino-acid sequence is MTSFKTIRARAEKRKGGAKELEKLLPAKPDLKRLAKLPDDRILAEMTKRVFCAGFAWSVIENKWPGFEEAFLHFQPAKLSFQPEDYWEGLMRDARIVRNGAKIMSVRENAAFVQAIAKEHGSFAKFLATWPSSDEIGLLDLLNKRGSRLGGNTGQMLLRFVGWDGFVTSKDVVVCLRDAGLDIAEEVKSKGDLAKVQAQFNAWAKESGLPYAHISRICALSVGENRSE
- a CDS encoding metallophosphoesterase, which produces MRCLVVADLHYSLPQFDWLLSAAAQFDLVIFAGDALDVGSMVDFRAQIVVVKKYLALLASQTRVILCSGNHDLDERSAEGEKISRWIADVRELGIACDGDSLAIADTLFTVCPWWDGPQVKQRLVAQLRDAALSRPQRWIWAHHAPPANSPTSWGGKRFFGDVDLVQWIGEHKPSMVISGHVHQSPFISDGSWFDQLGKTWVFNTGLQHGRPPTHIVLDLDEGKAFWLAAGEAQWIDLNAPLQRPAHPVVEPPDWLTSLDRIADPSLAAPRAAAG
- a CDS encoding Crp/Fnr family transcriptional regulator, yielding MRAVLDYCSGGTERQVKAGGLILTEGGSTGHLYVLMDGKLEVIKGDTAVAVITEPGAVFGEMSVLLDQPHTATVRASQDSTIYEFEDAASFLIQEPAVALMLARMLAQRLNVANTYLADLKRQYAGHGTHLAMVGDVLQSMINLPQLEVQPGSDRQSDPRM